AATCCGCGAAGTCGCAACCATTTCGCCAAAACCGCTGCAGATAATGATCGATAGATCAGGAGCCCGTTCTTTGAGTTTATTGAATAGTTCATACCCGTCCATAATCGGCATACCGATATCGGTCACTACCAGGGTGATGTCTGCGGCGTGCTTTTGATATAGTTCCAGAGCTTCTGTGCCAATTGCTGTATCAATAACCGTGAAACCTAGCGCCATGATAAGGTCCCTGGCAATTTTCCTAAGCGGCGGCTCATCCTCAACCAGCAGTACCGTGCCAATCCCTTGCCATGGCAACATGGGGACATCCGGAAGCGGGTTTTCATCTGTTGCCTCACTCCTCTGCACCGGCAGATAGACGGTAAAGGTTGTCCCCTCTCCCGGCTTACTGAAAACCTGCAATGCCCCTTTATGTGCCGTGATAATCCCAAGGACTGCTGACATGCCCAGACCACGGCCGCTAAACTTGGTGGTGTAAAATGGCTCAAAAAGGCGCTGTCTGGTCTCAGCGTTCATGCCACAACCGCTATCGGTCACCTTTAAGCAGATGTATTGACCGGCCAGTATGTTCTTGCCGAGATGGTCTGTTTCTAACTGCTCGCCAACAATTGTCACAGCTGCCAGCTCAACCCGTATTTCACCATACTCATCACCAATAGCTTCGCCGCCATTGATAATCAGATTCATAACTATTTGCCGGATTTGACTGGCATCGCCCTGGATTTCGGGTAGTCCCTCTGCCAGCACAGAGGTAATCACCACATTCTTATTGATAGTTGATTTCAGCATCCGGAGCATGTCTTCGATCAGCTCTGCCATCTTGATCTGCTGCATGATCAGCAGTGATTTCCCAGCGTAGGCCAGCATCTGGCGGCACAGGTCCGCACCACGATGGGCAGCCTTATTGATATTGGGAAGCAACTCTCCCACCTTGTGGGGTTTCAGCTTCGCCAACTCGCAGTTACCGATGATGACTGCCAAGATGTTGTTGAAGTCATGGGCTATGCCGCCGGACAATACCCCCAAACTTTCAAGTTTTTGAGCCTGCTGGAATTGCTGTTCCAGGAGCCGTTTTTCTTCTTCGGCTTTTTTACTGACGACGATATCCCAGGCCAGGTCGGCCAATTGGGAAACCGCAGCGACGTCCTGCTCCGTATATCCGGTCGCTTTGTTACCGACCCCGAAGATTGCCACGATCGCGTCACCACGGAAGATCGGCACGACAAGTTCACGCACCACTGGGGCATGCCCCTCCGGCAGTCCTTTGCGGTGGGGGAGTGAAGAGTAGTCGTTATGAACAACTGGTTCGCGCTGCCGGACACAATCAGCCCAAACACCGGCGGCATCGACGGCGTAATGCTGTGAATTTCCCTTAACCTGGCGCAGGGTTGCCAGGGTTTTTGACGACCAGGCCTGCATTTCAAGCATTTTTTGATTGGCGGCAAGAAAATGGAAGAACCCGATTGTGCTTTCGGTCAGGGCTTCCGCTTCATCCAGACTCTTGGTGAGAACCTCACTCAGCGTGTGCTGCAGCGCAAAATCCTTCATTCTGATCCGGGCCTGCAAGATGGCCTCGGTCATGACACGTTCGGAGATGTCGATGATGAACCACTCAAAGCCGACAATCCCGCCGGCGTGAATGACCGGATGAGCTGAGAATATATGGTGGCCGACCGAGCCATCCTTGCGGCGGCTGGCAAACTCTCCCAAGGGGATAGGCGTGCCGCTATGCAGATCTTTTAGATGTTTGAGCGCCAATTCTGATGTGCTGTCAACCTGCAGCAGGCTGAAGTGTTCGCCGATAATCTCATCCCGCGAGTCATATAAGTGCATCTTTAGCCAGGCATCATTGACATCGACGAAACAGTCATTCGGGTCTAAACGAAAGTACCCGGCCGGGGTCATTTTGATGACGTTTTGCAGGTGCAACTCGTAATCTATCAGTGTGTAATTGGCCAGGCGCAGCTCTTCGTTCTGCATCTCCAGCTCTTCGTTCTGCATCTCCAACTCAACCTGATGTACCTGAAGCTCATGCAGCAGACGTTTTTCATCGATCTCAGCGGTGGCTGCCGGTTGTGAGGCAAGTTTCGTCTCGGCTTTGCTGCGCAATTCTGCGGCACTGCTGTAACTTTTTGTCTTATCGACCATGACTTGTCCTCCCCCGGTTAACTTGAACCCTGCCCCTTCAATCTATCAATCTCTGCGCGCAGTTCATCCTCGACCTGCCTGGCGGCGGTGATATCGTTACAGGTAATCACCACGCCGTTGATCATCTTGTCCATGGTGCGGTACGGCATGATGCGCACCAGAAACCTGCGGCCATCCAGGGTTGGCACCTGGTTTTCCACCGAGATCAGCCTTCTGAGCACATCCTGGACATGGTCATACAGCTGCGGATAGTCGAGGTTCGAGACGATATCGGTCAGCGGCCGCCCCACATCGCCCGGAATCAGCTTGAACAGCCGATTGGCCCCGCTGGTGAAACGGCGCACCTGCAGATCATTATCCAGAAAGATCGTGACGATCTCGGTGCTGTTCAGCAGGTTCTCCATGTCGTTGCTGGCCAGCAGATAATCATCCAGCCGGGCGGACTGCTCGGCGTTCACGCTCTGCAGCTCTTCGTTCATGGACTGCATCTCTTCTTTCGAGGTGGTCAACTCTTCATTGGTGGACTGCAGCTCTTCGTTGGTGGATTGCAGTTCCTCATTAGTCGACTTCAGCTCTTCCTGGCTGGTCTGCATCTCCTCACTGGTGGTCCGCGGCTCTTCACGGGCCTTCAGCAGCTCCTGTTCAAGCTCTTCAACCTGAGCACTTTCCGGTAGCGTTCCAGCACGTCGGCGCTTTACCTTGTGTGGCAAGACTACCTCCTTGAAGGCGATCATCACCATCCCACGCAGTGCTTCAGGAGTTTCCAGCTTTAATATTGTTATATCCACAGTCTTAACTTTACTGTCTTCTTCCGCCAGGTCGCCCCTGACTGTGACCGGCTCAGTCTGTTGCAGCGCCTGATTGAAGGCATTCCCCAGTTTGTACTGCAGGTCACCACGGATCATGGCAAAGATGTTCAGGTTGGCTTTCCCAGCTGCAGGTTCGAGGTATTTTCCGGTACGCCCGCTGATATAAATAATATCCCCCTGATCATTGACCAACACCGTCGGCAATGAGAAGTGCTGCAGGATTAAAGCGTCAGCCAGGGGTTGAAGGTTGTCGGCTGCCTTGAGCATAAGAGACTCCTGATACGTTGAAGCGGGCTGGGTGTGGGTTAACGAGGTCGGGAAGCTTATCGCCCAATTGCGGAACAAGGTTGGTTTGCGCCAGAACAACTTCGATTTGAGCGTGGCGACATCGAACAGATCGACCTGGGACCCGATGGTCTCAGCGCTGCCGAGAAAGAGCAGACCACCCGGTTTCAGCGAGTAGTGGAACAGCGGCAGCAGTTGCTTCTGCAGATTGGTGGAAAGATAGATCAACAGGTTGCGGCAGATCAGGATATCCAGTTTGGTAAAGGGAGGGTCCATGATAGCGTTCTGCTGGGCGAAGGTGACCTGCTCACGGATCTCCTTGCATATCCGGTAACTGCTGCCCTCTTTGGCGAAGAAACGCCGCAGCCGTTCTGGCGAAACATCGGCCTCGATCCTGGCAGGATAGATCCCGCGACGGGCTTTTTCGATGGCATCGACATCCAGATCGGTGGCAAAGATCTGCAGAGAGTAGTTAACCGACTGCGGGATCTGATCCAGAGCCTCCCGGAACAGCATCGCCAGGGAATAGGCCTCCTCTCCAGTCGAGCAGCCGCACGACCAGGCTCGCAAGCTGCCGCCTTCAGGATAGTTTGCCAGTATCCTGGGTAGAGCTTCGT
Above is a genomic segment from Geopsychrobacter electrodiphilus DSM 16401 containing:
- a CDS encoding GAF domain-containing protein gives rise to the protein MVDKTKSYSSAAELRSKAETKLASQPAATAEIDEKRLLHELQVHQVELEMQNEELEMQNEELRLANYTLIDYELHLQNVIKMTPAGYFRLDPNDCFVDVNDAWLKMHLYDSRDEIIGEHFSLLQVDSTSELALKHLKDLHSGTPIPLGEFASRRKDGSVGHHIFSAHPVIHAGGIVGFEWFIIDISERVMTEAILQARIRMKDFALQHTLSEVLTKSLDEAEALTESTIGFFHFLAANQKMLEMQAWSSKTLATLRQVKGNSQHYAVDAAGVWADCVRQREPVVHNDYSSLPHRKGLPEGHAPVVRELVVPIFRGDAIVAIFGVGNKATGYTEQDVAAVSQLADLAWDIVVSKKAEEEKRLLEQQFQQAQKLESLGVLSGGIAHDFNNILAVIIGNCELAKLKPHKVGELLPNINKAAHRGADLCRQMLAYAGKSLLIMQQIKMAELIEDMLRMLKSTINKNVVITSVLAEGLPEIQGDASQIRQIVMNLIINGGEAIGDEYGEIRVELAAVTIVGEQLETDHLGKNILAGQYICLKVTDSGCGMNAETRQRLFEPFYTTKFSGRGLGMSAVLGIITAHKGALQVFSKPGEGTTFTVYLPVQRSEATDENPLPDVPMLPWQGIGTVLLVEDEPPLRKIARDLIMALGFTVIDTAIGTEALELYQKHAADITLVVTDIGMPIMDGYELFNKLKERAPDLSIIICSGFGEMVATSRIKGTAAGFLNKPYSFDELRDVLRSAVESSTSSPA
- a CDS encoding CheR family methyltransferase, which translates into the protein MLISNRTLQIEVPEAKHGLRLPIDIFLRSLAADCTEQSIGVILSGMGSDGTLGLCAIKEQGGLALVQEPVSAKFDSMPKSVIAAGYADIVAPAEEIPARIIDFLGYAAPRWKTEQGERDNEQGNFEKITAILKAKTRHDFSLYKPTSVYRRIERRMGIHKLASIADYARLLAKNPQEVELLFKELLIGVTSFFRDAAMWDDLKNEALPRILANYPEGGSLRAWSCGCSTGEEAYSLAMLFREALDQIPQSVNYSLQIFATDLDVDAIEKARRGIYPARIEADVSPERLRRFFAKEGSSYRICKEIREQVTFAQQNAIMDPPFTKLDILICRNLLIYLSTNLQKQLLPLFHYSLKPGGLLFLGSAETIGSQVDLFDVATLKSKLFWRKPTLFRNWAISFPTSLTHTQPASTYQESLMLKAADNLQPLADALILQHFSLPTVLVNDQGDIIYISGRTGKYLEPAAGKANLNIFAMIRGDLQYKLGNAFNQALQQTEPVTVRGDLAEEDSKVKTVDITILKLETPEALRGMVMIAFKEVVLPHKVKRRRAGTLPESAQVEELEQELLKAREEPRTTSEEMQTSQEELKSTNEELQSTNEELQSTNEELTTSKEEMQSMNEELQSVNAEQSARLDDYLLASNDMENLLNSTEIVTIFLDNDLQVRRFTSGANRLFKLIPGDVGRPLTDIVSNLDYPQLYDHVQDVLRRLISVENQVPTLDGRRFLVRIMPYRTMDKMINGVVITCNDITAARQVEDELRAEIDRLKGQGSS